Proteins from a genomic interval of Lycium ferocissimum isolate CSIRO_LF1 unplaced genomic scaffold, AGI_CSIRO_Lferr_CH_V1 ctg60, whole genome shotgun sequence:
- the LOC132045099 gene encoding sucrose nonfermenting 4-like protein isoform X2 → MQYKFLVDGIWQVDQEKLCVQDEYGAINNLVFVKDTDSTPSASPREDAQSMMVSGFARNMHLEASSSRGLQLKPVMQLSNNEINVSRHRLFIFLSSFQAYELIPSSGKVFALDTEVAVKQAFYIMNEQGLAVMPLWDERNAMISGMLTASDFILILLKLHEGHSMLTNDDLEMHTVSAWKYRKFQLHAEVSGAMIPPNRTVLLQAGPDESLKDVALTLLQNKISAVPVLHSAEDGSCSQLLHTACLAGILNHTCRHFRHSLDYLPLLQQPVGNLPLGTWAREVGGRASSRVLLTLHSRDLLGSALKLLIEGEISSIPIIDDNGALINVYSRSDITSLARGNLYARFRLDQMIMTQALEVLDEASRDRCRTCTRSDSLYKIMELLSDPIVRRVVIIDPTSRHVEGIITLRDVFNLILG, encoded by the exons ATGCAGTACAAATTCTTGGTTGATGGCATCTGGCAAGTCGACCAGGAAAAGCTTTGTGTTCAGGATGAGTATGGTGCAATCAACAACTTAGTATTTGTGAAGGACACGGATTCCACGCCTTCTGCCTCACCGAGAGAGGATGCTCAGTCGATGATGGTCTCGGGTTTTGCTAGAAATATGCATTTAGAG GCTTCATCATCACGCGGACTACAGCTTAAACCAGTCATGCAGTTGTCaaacaatgaaataaatgtTTCCCGCCATCGTCTATTCATATTCTTGTCATCTTTCCAAGCATATGAGCTGATTCCAAGTTCAGGAAAG GTCTTTGCATTAGATACTGAAGTGGCTGTGAAACAGGCTTTTTATATCATGAATGAACAG GGACTTGCAGTGATGCCTCTTTGGGATGAGCGGAATGCGATGATCTCGGGAATGCTTACTGCTTCTGATTTCATTTTGATCTTGTTGAAG CTCCATGAAGGTCATTCAATGCTGACCAACGATGATCTTGAAATGCACACGGTTTCAGCTTGGAAATACAGAAAATTCCAACTGCATGCAGAAGTGTCAGGGGCTATGATACCTCCAAACAGAACGGTGTTACTGCAA GCTGGTCCTGATGAGTCACTGAAAGACGTGGCGCTAACATTATTACAAAATAAGATATCTGCAGTTCCAGTTTTACATTCAGCAGAAGACGGGTCATGTTCGCAGTTGTTGCATACTGCATGCCTTGCTGGAATATTAAACC ACACGTGCAGGCATTTTAGACACTCTCTAGACTATCTGCCTCTTCTACAACAACCAGTGGGTAATCTTCCATTAGGCACCTGGGCGAGAGAAGTTGGTGGAAGGGCAAGCAGCCGTGTATTATTGACATTACACAGCAGAGATCTCCTTGGTTCTGCTCTTAAATTATTAATAGAAG gtgaaataagctcaataccCATCATTGATGATAATGGAGCGCTTATAAATGTGTACTCTCGGAG TGATATAACCTCTTTGGCAAGAGGCAATTTGTATGCACGCTTTCGGCTTGACCAGATGATAATGACTCAA GCCCTGGAGGTCCTAGATGAAGCATCCCGTGATCGTTGTAGGACATGCACACGTTCTGATTCACTGTATAAGATAATGGAGCTCCTTTCAGATCCAA TTGTGCGCCGGGTTGTGATCATTGATCCCACTAGCCGGCATGTAGAAGGCATAATCACTTTGAGAGATgtgtttaatcttattttaggCTGA
- the LOC132045103 gene encoding calcium-dependent mitochondrial ATP-magnesium/phosphate carrier protein 2, giving the protein MASKDRPGCCNPVKKPGPVSMDHVLSALRETNEERDLRIRSLFSFFDSDNVGYLDHVKIEKGLFAMQIPVDYKFARELLIECDKNKDGRVDYQEFRKYMDDKELELYKIFQGIDVEHNGCILPEELWDALVIAGIEIDDDELARFVEHVDKDNNGIITFEEWRNFLLLYPHEATLENIYRYWERVCLVDIGEQAVVPDGISKHVHAAKYLIAGGVAGAISRTATAPFDRLKVVLQVQTTRASIGPAVRSIWNDGGLLSFFRGNGLNVMKVAPESAIKFYAYEMLKNVIARTKGEEQGDIGASGRLVAGGLAGAVAQTAIYPMDLVKTRLQTHVCEGGKVPNLGKLSKDILIQEGPRAFYRGLIPSLLGIIPYAGIELAAYETLKDMSRIHILHDSEPGALVQLGCGTVSGALGATCVYPLQVVRTRMQAQHTNTDAAYKGMSDVFRRTFQHEGLRGFYKGLFPNLLKVVPAASISYLVYESMKKNLDLD; this is encoded by the exons ATGGCAAGTAAAGACCGGCCCGGTTGTTGCAACCCGGTTAAGAAACCCGGCCCGGTTTCAATGGACCATGTTTTATCAGCATTAAGGGAAACTAATGAAGAGAGAGACCTTAGAATTAGAAGTTTGTTTAGTTTTTTTGATTCAGACAATGTGGGTTACTTGGATCATGTGAAAATTGAAAAGGGATTGTTTGCTATGCAAATTCCAGTGGATTATAAATTTGCTAGGGAATTATTGATAGAGTGTGATAAAAATAAGGATGGGAGAGTGGATTATCAGGAGTTTAGAAAGTATATGGATGATAAAGAGTTGGAGTTGTATAAGATTTTCCAGGGTATTGATGTGGAGCATAATGGATGTATCTTGCCTGAAGAGCTATGGGATGCACTTGTAATAGCTG ggatagaaattgatgatgatgaacttGCACGTTTTGTGGAACATGTTGATAAAGATAATAATGGGATTATCACTTTCGAAGAATGGAGGAATTTTCTTCTACTTTATCCACATGAGGCcaccttggaaaatatttaCCGGTACTGGGAGAGGGTATGTCTTGTAGATATTGGTGAACAGGCTGTCGTACCGGATGGCATCAGTAAGCATGTTCATGCAGCTAAATATTTGATTGCTGGGGGAGTTGCAGGAGCCATTTCTCGTACAGCTACAGCTCCCTTTGATCGGCTAAAGGTGGTTTTACAAGTTCAGACTACTCGTGCTTCTATTGGTCCCGCTGTCAGGAGCATATGGAATGATGGTGGTTTATTGAGTTTTTTCAGGGGAAATGGATTAAATGTGATGAAGGTTGCACCTGAAAGTGCAATCAAGTTTTACGCttatgaaatgttgaaaaatgttATTGCTCGTACAAAGGGTGAGGAACAGGGCGACATTGGAGCTTCTGGACGTCTTGTGGCTGGGGGCTTGGCTGGTGCAGTAGCACAGACTGCTATCTATCCCATGGATCTTGTTAAGACTCGGTTACAAACTCATGTATGTGAAGGTGGAAAGGTTCCCAATCTGGGAAAACTATCAAAAGATATATTGATTCAGGAAGGGCCTCGGGCCTTTTATAGAGGGCTGATACCATCTCTTCTTGGAATTATACCTTATGCAGGCATTGAGTTGGCTGCCTATGAGACGTTAAAGGATATGTCCAGGATTCATATTCTTCATGATAGCG AACCTGGTGCTCTTGTGCAACTGGGTTGCGGGACAGTTTCCGGAGCACTTGGAGCAACTTGTGTTTATCCTTTGCAGGTCGTAAGAACGAG AATGCAAGCTCAACATACAAATACTGATGCTGCTTACAAGGGAATGTCTGATGTGTTCCGGAGAACATTTCAGCATGAAGGTCTCAGGGGATTTTACAAAGGTCTTTTTCCAAATCTTCTAAAAGTAGTGCCAGCAGCAAGCATTTCTTATCTCGTTTATGAATCCATGAAAAAGAATCTGGATCTCGATTAG
- the LOC132045098 gene encoding pentatricopeptide repeat-containing protein At5g61800 — translation MVQIRYNQSLSYLIFTLKHQCKTISQIQQVHAQAITNGHLLSFNNSTLTLTQILHSFTTLLSSSLPLQPTIHNATHYANSIFNLIQNPSTFCYNTIIRAHTLLFSPNNSFLYFIKMRRISVPPDSHTFPFVLKACALLNSLTLGKTLHCQALKFGFLVDVFVCNNLVHVYTVSGGISDAYKVFDESCCRDVVSYNLIIDGCVKAGEIGKAREVFDEMPVRDKVSWGTLLAGYAKMNQCKEAIELFDRMVSLNVKFDNVALVSALSACAQLGELEKGKTIHDYIKRKGIAIDSYLCTGLVDLYAKCGCIEVARQIFETNLEKKVFTWNAMLVGLAMHGHGKLLFDYFEKMVETGVKPDGVTFLALLVGCNHAGLVHEARRLFGEMEGVYGVCRELKHYGCMADLLARAGLIKEATEMIEAMPMAGDVFVWGGLLGGCRIHGHVELAVKAAENVMEVKPEDGGVYSILANVFADAGRWDDLVNIRRRRDCAKIKKNAGCSLIQLNGVTHEFISWDDLHPQSDEIYSILNCLQLNLKQYYCNEKH, via the coding sequence ATGGTTCAAATAAGGTACAACCAATCATTATCCTACTTGATATTCACACTAAAACATCAATGCAAAAcaatttcacaaattcaacaagtACATGCTCAAGCCATTACAAATGGCCACCTCCTCTCTTTCAATAATTCCACACTTACCCTCACTCAAATCCTTCATTCTTTCACTAcccttctctcttcttctcttCCTTTACAACCCACCATTCACAAtgccactcattatgctaactCCATTTTCAACCTCattcaaaacccatcaactttCTGTTACAACACTATTATTAGAGCCCATACACTTCTTTTTTCCCcaaataattcttttttatacTTCATCAAAATGCGAAGAATTTCAGTTCCACCTGATTCCCATACTTTTCCTTTTGTTCTTAAAGCTTGTGCTTTACTGAATTCTTTAACACTTGGCAAAACCCTTCATTGTCAAGCGTTGAAGTTTGGGTTTTTAGTTGATGTGTTTGTGTGTAATAATCTTGTTCATGTGTATACTGTTAGTGGTGGTATTAGTGATGCATATAAGGTGTTTGATGAAAGTTGTTGTAGAGATGTTGTTTCTTATAATTTGATTATTGATGGGTGTGTTAAGGCTGGTGAGATTGGGAAAGCACGGGAAGTGTTTGACGAAATGCCTGTGAGAGATAAAGTTTCTTGGGGCACTCTTTTGGCTGGATATGCAAAAATGAACCAGTGTAAAGAGGCGATTGAGCTATTTGATCGAATGGTGTCGTTAAATGTGAAGTTTGATAACGTTGCGTTGGTTTCTGCTCTCTCAGCTTGTGCACAACTCGGGGAACTAGAAAAGGGGAAGACGATACATGATTATATTAAAAGGAAGGGGATTGCGATAGATTCGTACTTGTGTACTGGCTTGGTTGATTTGTATGCTAAATGTGGTTGCATTGAGGTTGCTAGGCAGATATTCGAGACAAACTTGGAAAAGAAGGTGTTTACTTGGAATGCTATGTTAGTTGGATTAGCAATGCATGGTCATGGAAAACTATTATTTGATTACTTTGAAAAAATGGTGGAGACTGGTGTTAAGCCTGATGGGGTGACTTTTTTGGCGTTGTTGGTGGGATGTAACCATGCTGGTCTTGTTCATGAAGCTAGGAGGTTATTCGGAGAAATGGAAGGGGTTTATGGTGTTTGTCGAGAACTAAAACATTATGGATGCATGGCGGATTTGCTGGCACGTGCAGGGTTGATTAAAGAAGCTACGGAGATGATAGAAGCGATGCCAATGGCTGGTGACGTGTTTGTCTGGGGCGGTTTGCTTGGTGGGTGTAGGATACATGGGCACGTTGAGCTAGCAGTGAAAGCTGCTGAAAATGTGATGGAGGTGAAACCTGAAGATGGTGGGGTTTATTCAATCTTGGCGAATGTGTTTGCAGATGCTGGCCGTTGGGACGACTTGGTTAATATTAGGAGAAGAAGAGACTGTGCGAAGATCAAGAAGAATGCTGGTTGTAGTTTGATTCAATTGAATGGAGTGACACATGAGTTTATTTCATGGGATGACTTGCACCCTCAAAGCGACGAgatatattctattttaaaTTGTCTGCAACTCAATTTGAAGCAATATTACTGCAATGAGAAGCATTAA
- the LOC132045099 gene encoding sucrose nonfermenting 4-like protein isoform X1, whose amino-acid sequence MVLVTFTWRYGGTQVFLCGSFNGWSEQILMNLVEGSAVVFQRNVDLPPGYHKYKFLVDGIWQVDQEKLCVQDEYGAINNLVFVKDTDSTPSASPREDAQSMMVSGFARNMHLEASSSRGLQLKPVMQLSNNEINVSRHRLFIFLSSFQAYELIPSSGKVFALDTEVAVKQAFYIMNEQGLAVMPLWDERNAMISGMLTASDFILILLKLHEGHSMLTNDDLEMHTVSAWKYRKFQLHAEVSGAMIPPNRTVLLQAGPDESLKDVALTLLQNKISAVPVLHSAEDGSCSQLLHTACLAGILNHTCRHFRHSLDYLPLLQQPVGNLPLGTWAREVGGRASSRVLLTLHSRDLLGSALKLLIEGEISSIPIIDDNGALINVYSRSDITSLARGNLYARFRLDQMIMTQALEVLDEASRDRCRTCTRSDSLYKIMELLSDPIVRRVVIIDPTSRHVEGIITLRDVFNLILG is encoded by the exons ATGGTACTAGTTACTTTTACATGGCGCTATGGTGGTACTCAAGTTTTTCTTTGCGGTTCCTTTAATGG CTGGAGTGAGCAGATACTGATGAATTTGGTGGAGGGTTCGGCCGTCGTTTTTCAGAGGAATGTTGATCTTCCACCAGGATATCATAAG TACAAATTCTTGGTTGATGGCATCTGGCAAGTCGACCAGGAAAAGCTTTGTGTTCAGGATGAGTATGGTGCAATCAACAACTTAGTATTTGTGAAGGACACGGATTCCACGCCTTCTGCCTCACCGAGAGAGGATGCTCAGTCGATGATGGTCTCGGGTTTTGCTAGAAATATGCATTTAGAG GCTTCATCATCACGCGGACTACAGCTTAAACCAGTCATGCAGTTGTCaaacaatgaaataaatgtTTCCCGCCATCGTCTATTCATATTCTTGTCATCTTTCCAAGCATATGAGCTGATTCCAAGTTCAGGAAAG GTCTTTGCATTAGATACTGAAGTGGCTGTGAAACAGGCTTTTTATATCATGAATGAACAG GGACTTGCAGTGATGCCTCTTTGGGATGAGCGGAATGCGATGATCTCGGGAATGCTTACTGCTTCTGATTTCATTTTGATCTTGTTGAAG CTCCATGAAGGTCATTCAATGCTGACCAACGATGATCTTGAAATGCACACGGTTTCAGCTTGGAAATACAGAAAATTCCAACTGCATGCAGAAGTGTCAGGGGCTATGATACCTCCAAACAGAACGGTGTTACTGCAA GCTGGTCCTGATGAGTCACTGAAAGACGTGGCGCTAACATTATTACAAAATAAGATATCTGCAGTTCCAGTTTTACATTCAGCAGAAGACGGGTCATGTTCGCAGTTGTTGCATACTGCATGCCTTGCTGGAATATTAAACC ACACGTGCAGGCATTTTAGACACTCTCTAGACTATCTGCCTCTTCTACAACAACCAGTGGGTAATCTTCCATTAGGCACCTGGGCGAGAGAAGTTGGTGGAAGGGCAAGCAGCCGTGTATTATTGACATTACACAGCAGAGATCTCCTTGGTTCTGCTCTTAAATTATTAATAGAAG gtgaaataagctcaataccCATCATTGATGATAATGGAGCGCTTATAAATGTGTACTCTCGGAG TGATATAACCTCTTTGGCAAGAGGCAATTTGTATGCACGCTTTCGGCTTGACCAGATGATAATGACTCAA GCCCTGGAGGTCCTAGATGAAGCATCCCGTGATCGTTGTAGGACATGCACACGTTCTGATTCACTGTATAAGATAATGGAGCTCCTTTCAGATCCAA TTGTGCGCCGGGTTGTGATCATTGATCCCACTAGCCGGCATGTAGAAGGCATAATCACTTTGAGAGATgtgtttaatcttattttaggCTGA
- the LOC132045136 gene encoding small ribosomal subunit protein eS27z-like has product MVLPNDIDLFNPPGELGTNKHKLKFLIQRTTCFVEKKCQGCYNVTIVHDRHQSVVLCGHCQDVVGRPTGGRIKPTEGHCVRAKKES; this is encoded by the exons ATG GTTCTTCCGAATGATATTGATTTGTTTAACCCTCCTGGTGAGCTTGGGACAAATAAACATAAGCTAAAGTTTTTAATCCAAAGAACTACTTGTTTTGTG GAAAAGAAATGTCAAGGCTGCTACAATGT GACTATAGTTCACGATCGTCATCAATCAGTTGTTCTATGCGGCCATTGCCAAGATGTGGTTGGCCGACCAACCGGTGGGCGAATTAAGCCTACAGAAGGTCACTGTGTTAGGGCtaaaaaagaaagctaa